The following are encoded together in the Naumannella cuiyingiana genome:
- a CDS encoding YbjQ family protein → MSYGQNPYGHNPPGQQPGPNQPGPHPYGQPPYGQQPYGQPPAQDPYGRPGGFGPGPNQGGPNQGGPGQGGPGQGGFGPGPGGPPPGYGQPPAAPRGPHQPPAEQRGTSELPIASHAVPVHTLDDEPLLFVTEALGEVIGVALRPTGGDPTAHARARQQAVSAMATMAQAAGADGVIGLRFDTGPDEVVAYGTAVRTEVDEAEDDGSAAPSVVAREPEPNPANSDDDTSPSAADSLGAGSGSPTSFGGGYARPDRPGDQGSPYSG, encoded by the coding sequence ATGAGCTACGGCCAGAACCCCTACGGGCACAACCCCCCGGGCCAGCAGCCCGGCCCCAACCAGCCGGGCCCCCATCCGTATGGGCAGCCGCCCTACGGGCAGCAGCCCTACGGCCAGCCGCCGGCCCAGGACCCCTATGGACGACCCGGCGGCTTCGGCCCCGGCCCGAACCAGGGCGGCCCGAACCAGGGCGGCCCGGGTCAGGGCGGCCCGGGTCAGGGCGGGTTCGGTCCTGGCCCGGGGGGCCCGCCGCCGGGTTACGGCCAGCCGCCGGCCGCTCCGCGCGGACCGCACCAGCCGCCTGCCGAGCAGCGCGGGACCTCGGAACTGCCGATCGCCAGCCATGCCGTACCCGTGCACACCCTCGACGACGAGCCGTTGCTCTTCGTCACCGAGGCCCTCGGCGAGGTGATCGGCGTCGCGCTACGCCCGACCGGCGGCGACCCGACCGCCCATGCGCGGGCCCGCCAGCAGGCTGTCTCGGCGATGGCCACGATGGCGCAGGCCGCGGGCGCCGACGGCGTGATCGGGCTCCGCTTCGACACCGGGCCGGACGAGGTCGTGGCGTACGGCACCGCGGTACGCACCGAGGTCGACGAGGCCGAGGACGACGGCAGCGCGGCGCCCTCGGTGGTTGCCCGCGAGCCGGAGCCGAACCCGGCGAACTCCGATGACGACACCTCGCCGAGCGCGGCGGACTCGCTCGGCGCCGGCTCGGGCAGCCCGACCTCCTTCGGCGGCGGGTACGCCCGCCCGGACCGGCCCGGCGACCAGGGCTCGCCCTACTCGGGCTGA
- a CDS encoding VOC family protein has product MEQYITVITLAVEDRAAMRRFFVDGLGWAAALDVEDVLFLRVGPSLVLSLWDRESFVAEVGEPARGLAPITLAHNVGSDAEVDTVLDRARAAGALTVQPGQRRDWGGYSGYFVDPAGYHWEVAHAPGGGVLGEALAAGQAFAQG; this is encoded by the coding sequence ATGGAGCAATACATCACCGTGATCACCCTCGCGGTCGAGGATCGCGCGGCGATGCGCCGATTCTTCGTCGACGGGCTCGGCTGGGCGGCGGCCCTGGACGTGGAGGATGTCCTCTTCCTGCGCGTCGGGCCGTCGCTCGTGCTGTCGCTGTGGGACCGGGAGTCCTTCGTCGCCGAGGTCGGCGAACCCGCCCGCGGCCTCGCGCCGATCACGCTCGCCCACAATGTCGGCAGCGACGCCGAGGTGGATACCGTGCTCGACCGCGCCCGGGCCGCCGGTGCCCTGACGGTGCAGCCCGGACAGCGCCGGGACTGGGGCGGCTACTCGGGCTATTTCGTCGATCCGGCGGGCTATCACTGGGAGGTCGCCCATGCCCCGGGCGGCGGCGTGCTCGGCGAGGCGCTGGCCGCCGGCCAGGCCTTCGCGCAGGGCTGA
- a CDS encoding LuxR C-terminal-related transcriptional regulator, which yields MTQTSARTRLNETLDAAGSRQLIMVIAPAAFGKTAMIEGWLAARPEVAERVVRWERGAELRAGAAAVGNGDRPPPLVVADGTIGPDPDEIAGLIAAVADGGGQLLIALRGRPQLDLGTLVVRNDAIEIGAGELALTLAEAGELLRGPNPEIADEAVAGLWAHTFGWPGLLGIVRGHRHWDSRSQLHALFDDFVHSEVLAGLPADVDRTLTAVCTLDEVSPDVARAFTEDPAAFAILSTLPRHGVPITIEASGALRVAPVVLAALRRRLAAEEPERLAELQRRSARRLAKLRRPEAAVGMAIDAGEHELAADLMRSASVRQLYRLGAEHSPMLERLEGSGVMSAGEATLLRSLVLARRRPVDPDALRRTIERHGVDAAWEPLLVALRWLLLRRTGYGDDGSTVELEDQTTRLLREEGIRPEHLAFLQLEYGAFLTAVGRLRAARGMLRLAVTTARLESLPWAVVRATASLAWVDAVRFGSNAARVTAERAEQAAGADPVLRELLAPAHGARALLAIDRLDATEARHWLARAERLELREDPANRAHIAGWVEMIDGRLDTALTLIDEARTAGLGRATAYQRARLAMTALLAAAGAGDLDRADRELETLRELDPEPEAMSVDGLAAGLLMLRGEVEQAHAIFLRAAEIAAPAKDKLALWLLSALVQSADAMQDYRLAVDTFDRAQQLAEQLGLEAAPGRHRAVTSFTHRIRLTPAETHVLANLADGETLTRAAERLFISPNTLKTHLKRIYRKLDVTGRDEAVRRARLMRLI from the coding sequence TTGACGCAGACTTCGGCACGTACCCGCCTGAACGAGACACTCGACGCGGCCGGTTCGCGACAGTTGATCATGGTCATTGCTCCGGCCGCCTTCGGCAAGACCGCCATGATCGAGGGATGGTTGGCAGCCCGTCCCGAGGTCGCGGAGCGGGTCGTGCGGTGGGAGCGCGGCGCCGAACTGCGGGCCGGCGCAGCGGCAGTCGGCAACGGCGACCGCCCGCCGCCGCTGGTCGTCGCCGATGGCACGATCGGCCCGGACCCCGACGAGATCGCCGGCCTGATCGCGGCGGTCGCGGACGGCGGCGGGCAGCTGCTGATTGCCTTGCGCGGGCGCCCGCAGCTCGATCTCGGCACGCTGGTGGTGCGCAACGACGCGATCGAGATCGGCGCCGGGGAGCTGGCGCTGACCCTGGCCGAGGCGGGCGAGCTGCTGCGCGGACCGAACCCGGAGATCGCCGACGAGGCGGTTGCGGGGCTGTGGGCGCACACCTTCGGCTGGCCGGGGCTGCTCGGCATCGTCCGCGGCCACCGGCACTGGGACTCCCGCAGCCAGTTGCACGCGCTGTTCGACGACTTCGTGCACAGCGAGGTGCTGGCCGGACTGCCCGCCGACGTGGACCGGACGCTGACCGCGGTGTGCACGCTGGACGAGGTGTCGCCGGATGTGGCCCGTGCCTTCACCGAGGATCCGGCGGCGTTCGCGATCTTGTCGACGCTGCCGCGGCACGGCGTACCGATCACCATCGAGGCCTCCGGCGCCCTGCGCGTCGCGCCGGTCGTGCTGGCCGCACTGCGGCGACGCCTGGCGGCCGAGGAACCGGAGCGGCTGGCCGAGCTGCAGCGGCGCTCCGCGCGCCGGCTGGCCAAGTTGCGCCGCCCGGAGGCGGCAGTCGGGATGGCGATCGACGCCGGCGAGCACGAGTTGGCGGCCGATCTGATGCGCTCGGCATCGGTCCGCCAGTTGTACCGGCTGGGCGCGGAGCACTCGCCGATGCTGGAACGCCTCGAGGGCTCCGGGGTGATGTCGGCCGGTGAGGCCACGCTGCTCCGCTCGCTGGTGCTCGCGCGGCGGCGGCCGGTCGACCCGGACGCGCTGCGCCGCACCATCGAGCGGCACGGCGTCGATGCCGCGTGGGAGCCGCTGCTCGTGGCGCTGCGCTGGCTGCTGCTGCGCCGCACCGGCTACGGCGACGACGGGTCGACGGTCGAGTTGGAGGACCAGACGACGCGGCTGTTGCGCGAGGAGGGGATACGCCCGGAGCACCTGGCCTTCCTGCAACTGGAGTACGGCGCGTTCCTGACCGCGGTCGGCCGGCTGCGGGCGGCGCGCGGCATGCTGCGGCTGGCGGTGACCACGGCGCGGCTGGAGTCGCTGCCGTGGGCGGTGGTGCGGGCGACGGCGTCGCTGGCCTGGGTGGACGCGGTGCGGTTCGGCAGCAATGCCGCCCGGGTGACGGCCGAGCGGGCCGAACAGGCGGCCGGCGCGGATCCGGTGTTGCGCGAGCTGCTGGCACCGGCCCACGGGGCGCGCGCGCTGCTGGCGATCGACCGCCTGGACGCCACGGAGGCGCGGCACTGGCTGGCTCGGGCCGAGCGCCTCGAGCTGCGCGAGGATCCCGCCAACCGTGCACACATCGCGGGCTGGGTCGAGATGATCGACGGACGACTGGATACGGCGCTGACGCTGATCGACGAGGCCCGCACTGCCGGGCTGGGGCGCGCGACCGCCTATCAGCGCGCCCGGCTGGCGATGACCGCGTTGCTGGCCGCGGCCGGTGCGGGCGATCTGGACCGCGCCGATCGCGAGCTGGAGACGCTGCGCGAGCTCGACCCGGAGCCGGAGGCCATGTCGGTGGACGGACTGGCGGCCGGGCTGTTGATGTTGCGGGGCGAGGTCGAGCAGGCGCACGCGATCTTCCTGCGGGCCGCGGAGATCGCTGCGCCGGCGAAGGACAAGCTGGCGCTGTGGCTGCTCTCGGCGCTGGTGCAGTCGGCCGACGCGATGCAGGACTACCGATTGGCGGTGGACACCTTCGACCGGGCCCAACAGCTCGCCGAGCAGCTCGGGCTGGAGGCCGCGCCCGGCCGGCATCGCGCGGTCACCAGCTTCACCCACCGGATCCGGCTGACGCCCGCCGAGACCCACGTACTGGCCAATCTGGCCGACGGCGAGACGCTGACCCGCGCCGCGGAGCGGTTGTTCATCTCCCCGAACACCCTGAAGACGCATCTGAAGCGGATCTATCGCAAGCTGGACGTCACCGGTCGCGATGAGGCGGTACGCCGGGCCCGGCTGATGCGGTTGATCTGA
- a CDS encoding DUF881 domain-containing protein yields the protein MAAQDWSGPGPDPAVPRSRRAVAVTAVVFAVCGLMISVSAVNARGTDLRPDRQTDLIGLITEQSARNDELRSRVAATRAEVDQLAARSGEDPARGERLAALELAAAMTPVEGPAVTVTLTDAPRELKPPGVSDDALVVHQQDIQAVANALWSGGAEAMTIQGVRVISTTGIKCVGNTVVLHGRPYAPPYVITAIGDPERLRAALADSDAIRIYRQYVDAYQLGYAERTDGQVRMPGHEGSADLAYARQPR from the coding sequence GTGGCAGCGCAGGACTGGAGCGGCCCGGGCCCGGACCCGGCCGTTCCGCGCTCCCGGCGCGCGGTGGCCGTCACGGCGGTGGTCTTCGCGGTCTGCGGGCTGATGATCTCGGTATCGGCGGTGAATGCCCGGGGCACGGATCTGCGGCCCGACCGGCAGACCGACCTGATCGGCCTGATCACCGAGCAGTCGGCGCGCAACGACGAGCTGCGCAGCCGGGTCGCCGCCACCCGCGCGGAGGTCGACCAGCTCGCCGCCCGCAGCGGGGAGGATCCCGCGCGCGGCGAGCGGCTGGCCGCGCTGGAGTTGGCGGCGGCGATGACGCCGGTCGAGGGCCCCGCGGTGACGGTCACGCTGACCGATGCTCCGCGCGAGCTCAAGCCGCCCGGGGTCTCCGACGACGCGCTGGTCGTCCACCAACAAGACATCCAGGCGGTCGCGAACGCGCTGTGGTCCGGCGGCGCTGAGGCGATGACCATCCAGGGAGTACGCGTCATCTCCACCACCGGGATCAAATGCGTCGGCAATACCGTGGTCCTGCACGGACGGCCCTATGCGCCGCCGTATGTGATCACCGCCATCGGCGATCCCGAGCGCCTGCGGGCGGCGCTGGCCGACAGCGACGCGATCCGGATCTATCGGCAGTACGTGGATGCGTACCAACTGGGCTACGCCGAGCGCACCGACGGCCAGGTCCGGATGCCCGGCCACGAGGGCTCGGCCGACCTCGCCTATGCCCGCCAGCCGCGCTGA
- the lysS gene encoding lysine--tRNA ligase codes for MAAETDLPEQLRVRADKRERLLADGAEAYPVDISRTHALREVRQKWGHLAAGEETDDEVTVAGRVVFIRNTGKLCFGTLQDGFDAEHPAERLQVMLSLAEVGQESLDAWKSLVDLGDHVAVTGRVISSRRGELSVMARSWQMASKALRPMPVLHKELSEETRVRQRYVDLAVRDTARELLQTRAAITRSVRETLHAERFLEIETPVLQAIHGGAAARPFRTHLNAFDVPMTLRIALELYLKRAMVGGADRVYEIGRIFRNEGVDSTHAPEFTMLEAYQAWGDQTSIAELTKKIILDAADVVGRRQIETADGVIDLDGEWRWLGVYPGLSERVGVEITPDTTAEELRRIADDHDVEVDPAWGAEKLVVELFGELVEPDLVQPTFVHDYPPSAQPLARPHRTDDRLIEAWDLIIGGTERAGGFSELIDPVIQRQRLTEQSLAAAAGDPEAMQLDEDFLAALEFGAPPMGGVGVGIDRLVMLFTGVGIRETILFPLLKPQQ; via the coding sequence GTGGCGGCCGAGACCGATCTCCCCGAGCAGCTCCGGGTCCGGGCGGACAAGCGCGAGCGGCTGCTGGCCGACGGTGCCGAGGCCTATCCGGTCGACATCTCGCGTACCCACGCCCTGCGAGAGGTACGCCAGAAGTGGGGCCACCTGGCCGCCGGGGAGGAGACCGACGACGAGGTGACCGTCGCCGGACGGGTGGTGTTCATCCGCAATACCGGCAAGCTGTGCTTCGGCACGCTGCAGGACGGTTTCGACGCCGAGCATCCGGCCGAGCGGCTGCAGGTGATGTTGTCGCTGGCCGAGGTCGGGCAGGAGAGCCTCGACGCCTGGAAGAGCCTGGTCGATCTCGGTGATCATGTCGCGGTGACGGGCCGGGTGATCAGTTCCCGGCGCGGCGAGTTGTCGGTGATGGCGCGCAGTTGGCAGATGGCGTCGAAGGCGCTGCGACCGATGCCGGTGCTGCACAAGGAGCTCTCCGAGGAGACGCGGGTCCGGCAGCGTTATGTTGATCTTGCGGTACGCGATACCGCGCGCGAGCTGTTGCAGACCCGGGCGGCGATCACCCGCAGCGTCCGGGAGACGCTGCATGCCGAGCGCTTCCTGGAGATCGAAACGCCCGTATTGCAGGCGATCCACGGCGGCGCGGCCGCCCGGCCCTTCCGTACCCATCTGAACGCCTTCGACGTGCCGATGACCTTGCGGATCGCGCTGGAGCTCTATCTCAAGCGGGCGATGGTCGGCGGGGCGGACCGGGTCTATGAGATCGGCCGGATCTTCCGCAACGAGGGCGTCGATTCCACTCACGCGCCGGAGTTCACGATGCTCGAGGCCTATCAGGCCTGGGGTGATCAGACGAGCATCGCCGAACTCACGAAGAAGATCATTCTCGACGCCGCCGATGTGGTCGGCCGGCGACAGATCGAGACCGCCGACGGCGTGATCGATCTTGACGGGGAGTGGCGCTGGCTGGGCGTCTACCCCGGGCTGTCGGAGCGGGTCGGGGTGGAGATCACCCCCGACACCACGGCCGAGGAGCTGCGCCGGATCGCCGATGATCATGACGTCGAGGTGGATCCGGCATGGGGCGCGGAGAAGCTGGTGGTGGAACTGTTCGGCGAGCTGGTCGAGCCCGATCTGGTGCAGCCGACCTTCGTGCACGACTATCCGCCGTCCGCGCAGCCGCTGGCCCGGCCGCACCGCACCGACGACCGCCTGATCGAGGCGTGGGACCTGATCATCGGCGGCACCGAACGCGCGGGCGGCTTCTCCGAGCTGATCGACCCGGTGATCCAGCGCCAGCGGCTGACCGAGCAGTCGCTGGCCGCGGCCGCCGGCGACCCCGAAGCCATGCAGCTCGACGAGGACTTCCTCGCCGCGCTGGAGTTCGGCGCCCCGCCGATGGGCGGGGTGGGCGTCGGCATCGACCGGCTGGTGATGCTGTTCACCGGCGTCGGGATCCGCGAGACGATCCTCTTCCCGCTGCTCAAGCCCCAGCAGTAG
- a CDS encoding helix-turn-helix transcriptional regulator: protein MENAIKDLRAERGWTQADLAAALGVSRQTVNSLEKGRYDPSLPLAFAISRVFARPIEQIFTDPGAAG from the coding sequence ATGGAGAATGCGATCAAGGACCTGCGGGCCGAACGCGGCTGGACCCAGGCCGATCTGGCCGCCGCGCTCGGCGTCTCGCGGCAGACGGTCAACTCCCTGGAGAAGGGCCGCTATGACCCCAGCCTGCCGCTCGCTTTCGCCATCAGCCGCGTCTTCGCCCGACCCATCGAGCAGATATTCACCGATCCCGGCGCCGCCGGTTGA
- a CDS encoding HAD-IIA family hydrolase — translation MDDRWVRCWLTDMDGVLVHEQHAIPGAAEFIGELQRCEREYMVLTNNSIYSPRDLRARLHASGIDLPEDRIWTSALATAQFLAEQSRSAADRGSATRGSVYVIGEFGLTSALHEAGFVLAERDPDYVVLGETRTYSFNTITHAIRLVDAGARFIATNPDATGPSKDGPLPATGSVAALITRATGVEPYYVGKPNPLMMRSAMNTIDAHSESTVMIGDRMDTDILSGIEAGLRSILVLTGSTRRDQIERYPYQPTRVVDSIAEVVPLIEQLMAPDPGELDAN, via the coding sequence ATGGACGACCGATGGGTGCGATGCTGGCTGACCGACATGGACGGGGTGCTGGTGCACGAGCAGCACGCCATCCCCGGCGCGGCCGAGTTCATCGGCGAGCTGCAGCGCTGCGAGCGCGAGTACATGGTGCTGACCAACAACTCGATCTATTCCCCGCGCGACCTGCGCGCACGGTTGCACGCCTCCGGGATCGACCTGCCCGAGGACCGGATCTGGACCTCGGCGCTGGCCACCGCCCAGTTCCTGGCCGAGCAGTCGCGGTCCGCGGCCGATCGGGGCAGCGCGACCCGCGGCTCGGTCTATGTGATCGGCGAGTTCGGCCTCACCTCCGCGCTGCACGAGGCGGGCTTCGTCCTCGCCGAGCGTGACCCCGACTATGTGGTGCTGGGCGAGACGCGTACCTATTCGTTCAACACCATCACCCACGCGATCCGGCTGGTCGACGCGGGCGCCCGGTTCATCGCCACCAATCCCGACGCGACCGGGCCGAGCAAGGACGGACCGCTGCCCGCGACGGGGTCGGTCGCGGCGCTGATCACCCGCGCGACGGGTGTGGAACCCTATTACGTCGGCAAACCCAATCCGCTGATGATGCGTTCGGCAATGAACACGATCGATGCCCATTCGGAGAGCACGGTGATGATCGGGGACCGGATGGACACCGACATCCTGTCCGGAATCGAGGCGGGGCTGCGCAGCATCCTGGTGCTCACCGGATCCACCCGCCGGGACCAGATCGAGCGCTACCCCTACCAGCCCACCCGGGTGGTCGACTCGATCGCCGAGGTGGTGCCGCTGATCGAGCAGTTGATGGCGCCCGATCCGGGCGAGCTGGACGCGAACTGA
- a CDS encoding cell division protein CrgA, which produces MPEPKVRKAAAEKKKVAENKKTVAARKDRQAKAPGAGRRWVPPTFIATGLLGVAWIVVFNLARDYIPFMRDLGNWNYLIGIGLMAVSLGIATQWK; this is translated from the coding sequence TTGCCCGAACCCAAGGTACGCAAGGCCGCGGCGGAGAAGAAGAAGGTCGCGGAGAACAAGAAGACGGTCGCCGCGCGCAAGGACCGGCAGGCCAAGGCGCCCGGCGCCGGCCGACGGTGGGTGCCGCCCACCTTCATCGCCACCGGCCTGCTCGGTGTGGCGTGGATCGTGGTGTTCAACCTGGCGCGGGACTACATCCCGTTCATGCGGGACCTGGGCAACTGGAACTACCTGATCGGGATCGGCCTGATGGCGGTCTCCTTGGGCATCGCCACGCAGTGGAAGTGA
- a CDS encoding CPBP family glutamic-type intramembrane protease, with product MSSSLSIGPRTTARHAGPLSALDHLPLWPLGLIAALLFMRTALFLLLDVGLFAALPQAWPGSQIYLNALLIIPDLVTIGAVAYLLHRRGGSIREVLGRFRPADLGWGLLLGLIMLAGFLAATFAGNLIVYGGAPPAPTGGLPQVPLWVGIGAMIAPLTIATAERLTYGIGQDQLTRRFGTPAALIVVAAFFALQHAPLVLGGGADAVASKLIATFGAGLLFGGLLLWRRRLWPLIIAHWLLDILGLGLPTLALALS from the coding sequence ATGTCAAGCAGCCTTTCCATCGGTCCTCGCACCACCGCCCGGCACGCCGGCCCCCTCTCGGCGCTGGACCACTTGCCCCTGTGGCCGCTCGGTCTGATTGCCGCGCTGCTGTTCATGCGTACGGCACTCTTCCTGCTCCTCGACGTCGGCCTGTTCGCGGCACTGCCGCAGGCCTGGCCGGGCAGCCAGATCTACCTGAACGCGCTGTTGATCATTCCGGACCTGGTGACCATCGGCGCGGTGGCGTACCTGCTGCACCGGCGCGGCGGGTCGATCCGCGAGGTACTCGGCCGGTTCCGGCCAGCCGATCTGGGTTGGGGCCTGCTGCTCGGGCTGATCATGTTGGCGGGCTTCCTCGCGGCAACCTTCGCCGGCAACCTGATCGTCTACGGCGGAGCACCGCCCGCACCGACCGGCGGGCTGCCCCAGGTCCCGCTGTGGGTCGGAATCGGCGCCATGATCGCGCCGCTGACCATCGCCACCGCCGAGCGCCTGACCTATGGAATCGGCCAGGACCAGCTCACGCGTCGATTCGGTACGCCGGCCGCGCTGATCGTCGTGGCGGCCTTCTTCGCCCTGCAGCATGCTCCGCTCGTGCTGGGCGGCGGCGCGGACGCGGTCGCGTCGAAGTTGATCGCCACCTTCGGCGCCGGCCTGCTGTTCGGGGGACTGCTGTTGTGGCGGCGCCGGTTGTGGCCGTTGATCATCGCGCACTGGTTGCTGGACATCCTCGGCCTGGGTCTGCCGACGCTGGCGTTGGCGCTGTCCTGA
- a CDS encoding aminodeoxychorismate/anthranilate synthase component II, protein MPARILVVDNYDSFVYNLVQYLGQLGARATVWRNDDERLAGDLAAEFDGILLSPGPGTPERAGASIELIKGWGDRLPIFGVCLGLQAIAVAHGGTVDRAPELLHGKTSVINHDGRGVFAGLPQGLTVTRYHSLALLPPTLPPVLEVSARTDSGVIMAIRHRELPVEAVQYHPESVLTEGGYQVLANWLAACGDPGAPERARDLRPLIAAG, encoded by the coding sequence ATGCCCGCCCGCATCCTCGTCGTGGACAACTACGACTCGTTCGTCTACAACCTCGTCCAGTACCTCGGCCAGCTCGGCGCCCGGGCCACGGTCTGGCGCAATGACGACGAGCGGTTGGCCGGTGACCTCGCGGCGGAGTTCGACGGGATCCTGCTCTCGCCCGGGCCCGGTACGCCCGAGCGGGCCGGCGCGTCCATCGAGTTGATCAAGGGCTGGGGTGACCGGCTGCCGATCTTCGGGGTCTGCCTCGGCCTGCAGGCGATCGCGGTGGCCCACGGCGGCACCGTCGACCGGGCGCCCGAGCTGCTGCACGGCAAGACGTCGGTGATCAATCACGACGGACGCGGGGTGTTCGCCGGGCTGCCGCAGGGTCTGACGGTGACGCGTTATCACTCGTTGGCGCTGCTGCCGCCGACCCTGCCGCCGGTGCTGGAGGTCAGCGCGCGTACCGACTCCGGCGTGATCATGGCGATCCGCCACCGCGAGTTGCCCGTCGAGGCCGTGCAGTACCACCCCGAGTCGGTGCTCACCGAGGGCGGCTACCAGGTGCTCGCCAACTGGCTGGCGGCCTGCGGCGACCCCGGCGCGCCCGAGCGGGCCCGCGATCTGCGGCCGCTGATCGCAGCCGGCTGA
- a CDS encoding HAD-IA family hydrolase, with the protein MSSGDALFGGRDFAAVIFDMDGTLIDSTPAVNRSWTTWATEFGVTREQLDGNHGVPAAAIAAKVLPADRVAEAVARIAALELADVEGVVPLPGAVRAMAELAGVPHAIATSSTAPLAAARLAASELAPPDVLVTADDVERGKPAPDPFLLAARRLGVDPGDCLVVEDAPQGLVAARAAGCTTLAVITTTARDELSADAIVPDLGAVRWQPRDGGRVALAAVDQPE; encoded by the coding sequence GTGAGCAGTGGGGATGCGTTGTTCGGCGGCCGCGACTTTGCCGCCGTGATCTTCGACATGGACGGTACGCTGATCGACTCGACTCCCGCGGTGAACCGCTCGTGGACGACGTGGGCCACCGAGTTCGGGGTCACCCGCGAACAGCTCGACGGCAATCACGGCGTACCGGCGGCCGCGATCGCCGCGAAGGTGCTTCCGGCCGACCGGGTGGCCGAGGCCGTCGCGCGCATCGCGGCCCTGGAACTGGCCGATGTGGAAGGCGTGGTCCCGCTGCCGGGCGCCGTGCGGGCGATGGCGGAGCTGGCGGGCGTACCGCATGCGATCGCCACCTCCAGCACCGCGCCCCTGGCGGCCGCCCGGCTGGCGGCCAGTGAGCTCGCCCCGCCCGACGTGCTGGTCACCGCCGACGATGTCGAGCGCGGCAAGCCCGCGCCCGACCCCTTCCTGCTGGCCGCGCGGCGCCTCGGCGTCGATCCCGGCGACTGCCTCGTCGTCGAGGACGCCCCGCAGGGCCTGGTCGCCGCCCGCGCCGCCGGCTGCACCACCCTTGCCGTGATCACCACCACCGCGCGCGACGAGCTCTCCGCCGATGCGATCGTGCCGGATCTCGGCGCGGTGCGCTGGCAGCCCCGCGACGGGGGCCGGGTCGCGCTGGCGGCCGTGGATCAGCCCGAGTAG